From a region of the Chroicocephalus ridibundus chromosome 8, bChrRid1.1, whole genome shotgun sequence genome:
- the LDAF1 gene encoding lipid droplet assembly factor 1: MPKEMQELQKQWHSIVQSIHSNSNVVAFMNSRVGQYLDDHPFIALSLLMFIAVSAIPVAFFLIFVVTTAIMACIGVIVMEGVVITMGGIALLCVLCGLGALSLGVSGVLSICYVVLSTVINYWYASRDQIRKQEVNGSLPQKSPPVLDLSDNDGKNE, encoded by the exons ATGCCTAAAGAAATGCAAGAGCTGCAGAAGCAATGGCACTCCATAGTGCAGTCCATCCACAGCAACTCAAAT GTTGTTGCATTTATGAACTCTCGTGTTGGCCAATATTTAGATGACCACCCTTTCATCGCCTTATCACTCCTGATGTTCATTGCAGTGTCTGCTATTCCTGTTgcatttttcctaatttttgttGTTACAACAGCCATAATGGCCTGTATCGGTGTGATAGTCATGGAAG GTGTTGTAATAACCATGGGTGGCATAGCCCTCCTTTGTGTGCTGTGTGGCCTAGGTGCACTTTCACTGGGAGTTTCTGGAGTACTGAGTATTTGTTACGTTGTTCTTTCAACTGTGATCAACTACTGGTATGCTTCAAG GGATCAGATACGGAAGCAAGAAGTTAATGGAAGTTTGCCACAGAAGAGTCCTCCTGTCTTGGATCTTTCTGACAAtgatggaaaaaatgaataa